A genomic stretch from Lagenorhynchus albirostris chromosome 12, mLagAlb1.1, whole genome shotgun sequence includes:
- the PLAGL1 gene encoding zinc finger protein PLAGL1 isoform X2 codes for MCSAPSFYLHMATHSPQKSHQCAHCEKTFNRKDHLKNHLQTHDPNKMAFGCEECGKKYNTMLGYKRHLALHAASSGDLTCGVCALELGSTEVLLDHLKAHAEEKPPSGAKEKKHQCDHCERCFYTRKDVRRHLVVHTGCKDFLCQFCAQRFGRKDHLTRHTKKTHSQELMKESLQSGDLLNTFHSLSPQFQLKAAPLPPFPLGAPAQNGLASGLPAEVHSHTHGPSEQTSQPVPALPELLAPLHPVASPSSPPPPLQSHKYNTSSTSYSPLASLPLKADTKGFCNTNLLEDLPLQEPQSPHKLNPGFDLAKGGAGKVNLPKELPADAVNLTIPASLDLSPLLGFWQLPPPATQNAFGNSSLTLGPGESLPHRLSCLGQQQQDPSLAMSTMSLGQLPLPPIPHVFPAGTGSAILPHFHHAFR; via the exons ATGTGCTCAGCACCGTCCTTCTATTT GCACATGGCTACCCACTCGCCCCAGAAATCCCACCAGTGCGCTCATTGTGAGAAGACTTTCAACCGCAAAGACCACCTGAAAAACCACCTCCAGACGCACGACCCCAACAAAATGGCCTTTGGGTGCGAGGAGTGCGGGAAGAAGTACAACACCATGCTGGGCTACAAGAGGCACCTGGCCCTGCACGCGGCCAGCAGTGGCGACCTCACCTGCGGGGTCTGTGCCCTGGAGCTAGGGAGCACGGAGGTGCTGCTGGACCACCTCAAGGCCCACGCGGAAGAGAAGCCCCCGAGTGGAGCCAAGGAGAAGAAGCACCAGTGCGACCACTGCGAAAGATGCTTCTACACCCGGAAAGACGTGCGGCGCCACCTGGTGGTCCACACAGGCTGCAAGGACTTCCTGTGTCAGTTCTGTGCCCAGAGGTTTGGGCGCAAAGACCACCTCACGCGACACACCAAGAAGACACACTCACAGGAGCTGATGAAAGAGAGTCTGCAGTCCGGAGACCTTCTGAACACCTTCCACTCCCTCTCTCCGCAGTTCCAGCTGAAGGCCGCCCCACTGCCTCCTTTCCCTTTAGGGGCTCCTGCACAGAACGGGCTTGCAAGCGGCCTGCCAGCTGAGGTACACAGCCACACCCACGGCCCCTCGGAGCAAACCTCCCAGCCTGTGCCAGCGCTGCCAGAGCTCCTGGCCCCGCTGCACCCCGTAGCATCCCCcagctctcctcccccacccctccagagTCACAAGTACAACACCAGTTCTACCTCATACTCCCCACTTGCAAGCCTGCCCCTCAAAGCGGATACTAAAGGATTTTGCAATACCAATTTGCTTGAGGACTTGCCTCTGCAAGAGCCTCAGTCACCTCACAAGCTCAACCCAGGTTTTGATCTGGCCAAGGGAGGTGCTGGTAAAGTAAACCTGCCCAAGGAGCTACCTGCAGACGCTGTGAACCTAACAATACCTGCCTCTTTGGACCTTTCCCCTCTGTTGGGCTTCTGGCAGCTGCCCCCTCCTGCTACCCAAAATGCCTTTGGGAATAGCAGTCTCACCCTGGGGCCTGGGGAATCTCTGCCCCACAGGTTAAGCTGTCTGGGGCAGCAGCAACAAGACCCCTCACTCGCCATGAGCACTATGAGCCTGGgccagctccccctgccccccatcccccatGTTTTCCCAGCTGGCACTGGTTCAGCTATCCTGCCTCATTTCCACCATGCATTCAGATGA
- the PLAGL1 gene encoding zinc finger protein PLAGL1 isoform X1: MATYPCQLCGKTFLTLEKFTIHNYSHSRERPYKCLQPDCGKAFISRYKLMRHMATHSPQKSHQCAHCEKTFNRKDHLKNHLQTHDPNKMAFGCEECGKKYNTMLGYKRHLALHAASSGDLTCGVCALELGSTEVLLDHLKAHAEEKPPSGAKEKKHQCDHCERCFYTRKDVRRHLVVHTGCKDFLCQFCAQRFGRKDHLTRHTKKTHSQELMKESLQSGDLLNTFHSLSPQFQLKAAPLPPFPLGAPAQNGLASGLPAEVHSHTHGPSEQTSQPVPALPELLAPLHPVASPSSPPPPLQSHKYNTSSTSYSPLASLPLKADTKGFCNTNLLEDLPLQEPQSPHKLNPGFDLAKGGAGKVNLPKELPADAVNLTIPASLDLSPLLGFWQLPPPATQNAFGNSSLTLGPGESLPHRLSCLGQQQQDPSLAMSTMSLGQLPLPPIPHVFPAGTGSAILPHFHHAFR; this comes from the exons ATGGCCACCTACCCCTGCCAATTATGTGGCAAGACGTTCCTCACCCTGGAGAAGTTCACTATCCACAATTATTCCCACTCCAGGGAGCGACCTTACAAGTGCTTGCAGCCAGACTGTGGCAAAGCCTTCATTTCCAGATATAAATTAATGAG GCACATGGCTACCCACTCGCCCCAGAAATCCCACCAGTGCGCTCATTGTGAGAAGACTTTCAACCGCAAAGACCACCTGAAAAACCACCTCCAGACGCACGACCCCAACAAAATGGCCTTTGGGTGCGAGGAGTGCGGGAAGAAGTACAACACCATGCTGGGCTACAAGAGGCACCTGGCCCTGCACGCGGCCAGCAGTGGCGACCTCACCTGCGGGGTCTGTGCCCTGGAGCTAGGGAGCACGGAGGTGCTGCTGGACCACCTCAAGGCCCACGCGGAAGAGAAGCCCCCGAGTGGAGCCAAGGAGAAGAAGCACCAGTGCGACCACTGCGAAAGATGCTTCTACACCCGGAAAGACGTGCGGCGCCACCTGGTGGTCCACACAGGCTGCAAGGACTTCCTGTGTCAGTTCTGTGCCCAGAGGTTTGGGCGCAAAGACCACCTCACGCGACACACCAAGAAGACACACTCACAGGAGCTGATGAAAGAGAGTCTGCAGTCCGGAGACCTTCTGAACACCTTCCACTCCCTCTCTCCGCAGTTCCAGCTGAAGGCCGCCCCACTGCCTCCTTTCCCTTTAGGGGCTCCTGCACAGAACGGGCTTGCAAGCGGCCTGCCAGCTGAGGTACACAGCCACACCCACGGCCCCTCGGAGCAAACCTCCCAGCCTGTGCCAGCGCTGCCAGAGCTCCTGGCCCCGCTGCACCCCGTAGCATCCCCcagctctcctcccccacccctccagagTCACAAGTACAACACCAGTTCTACCTCATACTCCCCACTTGCAAGCCTGCCCCTCAAAGCGGATACTAAAGGATTTTGCAATACCAATTTGCTTGAGGACTTGCCTCTGCAAGAGCCTCAGTCACCTCACAAGCTCAACCCAGGTTTTGATCTGGCCAAGGGAGGTGCTGGTAAAGTAAACCTGCCCAAGGAGCTACCTGCAGACGCTGTGAACCTAACAATACCTGCCTCTTTGGACCTTTCCCCTCTGTTGGGCTTCTGGCAGCTGCCCCCTCCTGCTACCCAAAATGCCTTTGGGAATAGCAGTCTCACCCTGGGGCCTGGGGAATCTCTGCCCCACAGGTTAAGCTGTCTGGGGCAGCAGCAACAAGACCCCTCACTCGCCATGAGCACTATGAGCCTGGgccagctccccctgccccccatcccccatGTTTTCCCAGCTGGCACTGGTTCAGCTATCCTGCCTCATTTCCACCATGCATTCAGATGA
- the PLAGL1 gene encoding zinc finger protein PLAGL1 isoform X3: MATHSPQKSHQCAHCEKTFNRKDHLKNHLQTHDPNKMAFGCEECGKKYNTMLGYKRHLALHAASSGDLTCGVCALELGSTEVLLDHLKAHAEEKPPSGAKEKKHQCDHCERCFYTRKDVRRHLVVHTGCKDFLCQFCAQRFGRKDHLTRHTKKTHSQELMKESLQSGDLLNTFHSLSPQFQLKAAPLPPFPLGAPAQNGLASGLPAEVHSHTHGPSEQTSQPVPALPELLAPLHPVASPSSPPPPLQSHKYNTSSTSYSPLASLPLKADTKGFCNTNLLEDLPLQEPQSPHKLNPGFDLAKGGAGKVNLPKELPADAVNLTIPASLDLSPLLGFWQLPPPATQNAFGNSSLTLGPGESLPHRLSCLGQQQQDPSLAMSTMSLGQLPLPPIPHVFPAGTGSAILPHFHHAFR, encoded by the coding sequence ATGGCTACCCACTCGCCCCAGAAATCCCACCAGTGCGCTCATTGTGAGAAGACTTTCAACCGCAAAGACCACCTGAAAAACCACCTCCAGACGCACGACCCCAACAAAATGGCCTTTGGGTGCGAGGAGTGCGGGAAGAAGTACAACACCATGCTGGGCTACAAGAGGCACCTGGCCCTGCACGCGGCCAGCAGTGGCGACCTCACCTGCGGGGTCTGTGCCCTGGAGCTAGGGAGCACGGAGGTGCTGCTGGACCACCTCAAGGCCCACGCGGAAGAGAAGCCCCCGAGTGGAGCCAAGGAGAAGAAGCACCAGTGCGACCACTGCGAAAGATGCTTCTACACCCGGAAAGACGTGCGGCGCCACCTGGTGGTCCACACAGGCTGCAAGGACTTCCTGTGTCAGTTCTGTGCCCAGAGGTTTGGGCGCAAAGACCACCTCACGCGACACACCAAGAAGACACACTCACAGGAGCTGATGAAAGAGAGTCTGCAGTCCGGAGACCTTCTGAACACCTTCCACTCCCTCTCTCCGCAGTTCCAGCTGAAGGCCGCCCCACTGCCTCCTTTCCCTTTAGGGGCTCCTGCACAGAACGGGCTTGCAAGCGGCCTGCCAGCTGAGGTACACAGCCACACCCACGGCCCCTCGGAGCAAACCTCCCAGCCTGTGCCAGCGCTGCCAGAGCTCCTGGCCCCGCTGCACCCCGTAGCATCCCCcagctctcctcccccacccctccagagTCACAAGTACAACACCAGTTCTACCTCATACTCCCCACTTGCAAGCCTGCCCCTCAAAGCGGATACTAAAGGATTTTGCAATACCAATTTGCTTGAGGACTTGCCTCTGCAAGAGCCTCAGTCACCTCACAAGCTCAACCCAGGTTTTGATCTGGCCAAGGGAGGTGCTGGTAAAGTAAACCTGCCCAAGGAGCTACCTGCAGACGCTGTGAACCTAACAATACCTGCCTCTTTGGACCTTTCCCCTCTGTTGGGCTTCTGGCAGCTGCCCCCTCCTGCTACCCAAAATGCCTTTGGGAATAGCAGTCTCACCCTGGGGCCTGGGGAATCTCTGCCCCACAGGTTAAGCTGTCTGGGGCAGCAGCAACAAGACCCCTCACTCGCCATGAGCACTATGAGCCTGGgccagctccccctgccccccatcccccatGTTTTCCCAGCTGGCACTGGTTCAGCTATCCTGCCTCATTTCCACCATGCATTCAGATGA